Sequence from the Deferribacter autotrophicus genome:
ATTATTGATGAGTGTCCTTTGAGTGAAGGGGCAACTAGTCTTGTTTATAAAGATGCTCTGAATTTAATCGAAGAGAATATTGTGGGGACGAAACAGTTTTTTTATTTTCAGTATGTTAAAAAGTTATTGAAAGAAATTAAACAGAGTCAGAGTGAAAAAAGATATTTGAAAAAATGTAAAATTTGCGGGATGGAATCATTTCATGATATTTGTTCATTTTGTAGATTGGTAAAAGATGAAAAACAATAGATTTGAATTTGGCGACTTTGTAATAATTATTGACGAAAAAGAGCGGACTAAGATGTTTAAGCTCAAAGAGGGGGGAAGGTATAGCTGTCAATATGGGTACGTTGACCATCAGGAAATTGTTGGGTTGGAGGATGGTTCAGTAGTTGAAACAAATAAAAAAGGAAAACTTAGAGTTTTTTCACCTACCTATATTGATTATGTGATGAATTTAAAAAGGAAAGCTCAGATTGTTTATCCCAAAGATAGCGCAATTATCCTTATGTGGGCAGATATCTATCCCGGATTGAAAGTTTTAGAAGCAGGAATTGGGCAGGGAGCTTTATCCATTGCGATTTTAAGAGCTTTAGCGGGTAAGGGTAACCTCACTACTTATGAGGTGAGGGAAGATTTTATTGAGATGGCGAAAAAGACCATAGAAGATTTTTTACCTGAAGTTAATAATCATGATGTTATTCATGGAAATATATACGACGGCTTTGAAGGGGTTTATGATAGAATAATACTTGATTTGCCTGAGCCGTGGCATGTTGTTAAGCATTGTAAAGAAGGACTTATTTCTGGTGGGATAATTGTTTCCTATGTGCCAACTATTTTACAAGCAAAAAGTTTTGTAGATGAATTAAAATCTTCAGGTTTTTTTGATCAGATTGAAACTTTTGAGATAATTAAAAGACCATGGAAGATAGAAGGGATGTCTGTTAGGCCTGAGATGTGGTTTTACAGTCACAGTGCTTTTCTGATAAAAGCAAGAAAATTAAGTCTTTAAAGCCTTTAATTTTGCCCCAACTACTTGTCCTAAAATAGAAGCGATTAAGAATAATGGGATGTACTTCCAGCTTGTTTTGGTAGTTATTCTCAATATTGCCACTATAGGTATGGGTGCATGAATGCAGATAAACCATTGGATACTGAATTTTCTATATTTAATTCTAAGCATTCCAAAAGGAAGATTTAAAAGAAAAGCTATGACTGTTATAAAAAAAATAGCTTGATAGTGCTCCATTCCTCTTATATAACTTAATCAAAC
This genomic interval carries:
- a CDS encoding tRNA (adenine-N1)-methyltransferase, yielding MKNNRFEFGDFVIIIDEKERTKMFKLKEGGRYSCQYGYVDHQEIVGLEDGSVVETNKKGKLRVFSPTYIDYVMNLKRKAQIVYPKDSAIILMWADIYPGLKVLEAGIGQGALSIAILRALAGKGNLTTYEVREDFIEMAKKTIEDFLPEVNNHDVIHGNIYDGFEGVYDRIILDLPEPWHVVKHCKEGLISGGIIVSYVPTILQAKSFVDELKSSGFFDQIETFEIIKRPWKIEGMSVRPEMWFYSHSAFLIKARKLSL